One region of Peribacillus simplex genomic DNA includes:
- a CDS encoding BglG family transcription antiterminator: MFLDERSANLLKLLQHSPISKMKELEAQTGLTRRQIQYGLSKANDWLHFHGYQPIQYNREMGYSFSETIRDEELNVKLTKRNYIFSETDREKVFYLMILLSQEELSVYLFQTVTGLSRNTVLKDLKRLKEKNKDISLKIQYSKQDGYVVIGESRVKRYIIERLVHRVLNSPNSELIMECIWGNHEKQISSIRLQLERIERNLGITFTDERLHELSYLFLCTDQLIEKGEELQADQSWAPFVATEEYKMVEEMTRSNAFQSVWSETENLYATLHLLSMNRTKDISPLKDDEVIQHLLQEIVEEFERLAFVHLKDKEQLCQQLYVHFKPAYHRLRYGLPQLNPMTGRVQKVYPELHHLTKKSLWVLEKEIGCPVSEEEVAYFTIYFGGWLRRQGTTLDDRKRAIVVCPNGIGISNILIYTLRELFPDILFLDVLSVRNAAESPLSYDLVFSTVHMRTKAALFVVPPILEMQDKHKLRQQVMQELYGYTTESVDVSALVKVISKYATIHEQDQLEKALKSNVYTHQKITQFSLKEAEKPVLEELLNLQTIQLQQHVSDWKEGIQVAAKPLVDLGTVEERYVDAMIEAIETNGPYVVITPGVAIPHARPEQGVRSLSMSLLKLDEAVDFAPDKPVRLIIILAAVDNDSHLRALIQLTQLLNEPSNIEEILRTSDKSVLMEYVHKYSKEEAE; encoded by the coding sequence ATGTTTTTAGATGAAAGAAGCGCCAATTTACTAAAACTATTACAGCATTCGCCCATTTCAAAAATGAAAGAACTTGAAGCCCAAACAGGTCTGACGAGAAGACAAATACAATATGGTCTGAGCAAAGCGAATGACTGGCTCCATTTTCATGGATATCAACCGATTCAATATAATCGTGAAATGGGCTACTCCTTTTCTGAAACAATCAGGGATGAAGAATTGAATGTAAAACTGACAAAACGCAATTATATATTTTCAGAGACAGATAGGGAAAAAGTCTTTTACCTCATGATCTTGTTAAGCCAAGAAGAATTGTCCGTCTATCTTTTCCAGACGGTCACCGGGCTTTCAAGAAATACGGTGTTGAAGGATTTGAAAAGACTTAAAGAGAAAAACAAGGACATATCGCTCAAAATCCAGTATTCCAAACAAGATGGCTACGTGGTGATTGGGGAAAGCCGAGTAAAGAGATATATCATTGAACGTCTCGTGCATCGTGTACTGAATAGTCCCAATAGTGAATTAATCATGGAGTGCATATGGGGAAATCATGAAAAGCAAATCAGCTCGATCCGGTTACAGCTTGAAAGGATCGAACGTAATTTAGGCATCACCTTTACGGATGAACGGCTTCATGAACTGAGCTATTTATTTTTATGTACAGATCAGCTCATAGAAAAAGGGGAAGAGTTACAGGCCGACCAGAGCTGGGCTCCGTTTGTTGCGACAGAAGAATATAAAATGGTTGAGGAAATGACGAGATCGAATGCCTTTCAATCAGTATGGAGCGAAACGGAAAACTTATACGCAACCTTACATTTATTGAGCATGAACCGGACGAAGGATATTTCCCCGCTTAAGGATGATGAAGTCATTCAACATCTTTTGCAGGAAATCGTGGAAGAGTTCGAGAGGCTGGCATTTGTTCACCTGAAAGACAAAGAACAGCTATGCCAACAATTATACGTTCATTTTAAACCGGCATATCATCGCCTGCGGTATGGTCTCCCGCAACTTAACCCGATGACGGGACGGGTGCAGAAGGTCTATCCTGAATTGCATCATTTGACAAAAAAATCTCTGTGGGTGTTGGAGAAAGAGATTGGCTGTCCGGTATCCGAAGAGGAAGTCGCATACTTCACGATCTATTTTGGCGGATGGCTGCGCAGGCAAGGGACGACATTGGATGATCGAAAACGGGCGATTGTAGTATGCCCGAATGGTATTGGCATCAGCAATATCCTCATTTATACATTGAGGGAATTATTTCCGGATATTTTGTTCCTGGATGTTCTTTCCGTTAGAAATGCGGCTGAATCCCCACTTTCGTACGATCTAGTTTTTTCAACGGTGCATATGAGAACAAAAGCGGCATTATTCGTTGTACCGCCCATTTTGGAAATGCAGGACAAACATAAATTGCGCCAGCAAGTCATGCAGGAATTGTATGGATATACGACGGAAAGTGTAGATGTTTCAGCATTAGTAAAAGTCATTTCCAAGTATGCAACCATCCATGAACAGGATCAGCTTGAAAAGGCTTTGAAGTCGAATGTATATACCCATCAAAAAATAACCCAATTTTCTTTAAAGGAGGCAGAGAAGCCTGTGTTAGAAGAACTGCTCAATTTGCAAACGATTCAATTACAGCAGCATGTTTCCGATTGGAAAGAAGGCATTCAAGTCGCGGCCAAACCTCTCGTGGACTTAGGAACAGTCGAAGAACGATATGTGGATGCCATGATCGAAGCGATAGAAACGAATGGACCATATGTAGTGATAACGCCTGGAGTCGCGATTCCCCATGCACGTCCAGAGCAGGGGGTCAGGTCTTTATCCATGAGTTTGCTGAAATTGGATGAAGCCGTGGACTTTGCGCCAGATAAACCAGTTCGCCTGATTATCATTTTGGCGGCCGTAGATAACGATTCGCATCTGCGGGCATTGATCCAGCTCACTCAATTATTGAATGAACCGTCCAATATAGAAGAAATCCTACGCACTTCAGATAAATCTGTCCTTATGGAGTATGTTCATAAATATTCGAAGGAGGAAGCGGAATGA
- a CDS encoding low temperature requirement protein A: protein MDEKKVTWLELFYDLLFVAAVAGATHVLLHVEDGYIHLEYLLKFVLIFIPIWWAWVGQTIFINRFGKDLFHQRLFLILQMFFVLIMTSSLSVDFDPYYLSFLTGYIGLRAVTAIQYLVVQRIEEGFRKKAALFLGRYFWIGIVISLFSVLFDSWLRYAVLYLGILIDIIIPILGRKCLEKVPTNTAHLLERFGLFTIILFGEALVSTLAVIQPKQGNWDSIAFSIISFVLIISMWWQYFDNMEKKVDKSVQSSGQLIIYGHLFILMSISMIAAAIRLLFLQEVHYSFILYFVFGSVLLYFISTTFVFHQYRHKHQRLQIYHLGIFLGILAVFFIFNLIVPAPNIVIIAELTLFFIIFAKLTIT, encoded by the coding sequence ATGGATGAAAAGAAAGTTACATGGTTAGAGCTCTTTTATGATTTGTTATTTGTGGCGGCCGTTGCGGGCGCAACTCATGTTTTACTGCATGTTGAAGATGGATATATCCATCTAGAGTATTTATTAAAGTTCGTGTTGATTTTTATTCCTATCTGGTGGGCTTGGGTAGGGCAAACCATATTTATTAACAGGTTTGGAAAGGATTTATTTCATCAACGGCTATTTTTGATATTGCAAATGTTTTTTGTCCTAATTATGACCTCAAGCTTATCAGTTGATTTTGATCCTTATTATCTTTCTTTTTTAACTGGTTATATTGGCTTAAGAGCCGTGACGGCTATCCAATATCTTGTTGTACAGCGGATAGAAGAAGGATTTCGAAAAAAAGCAGCACTCTTTTTGGGAAGGTATTTTTGGATTGGAATCGTCATTTCATTATTTTCCGTCCTTTTTGATTCCTGGCTTCGATATGCTGTGCTATATTTGGGCATCCTGATCGATATCATTATCCCGATCCTTGGAAGGAAGTGTTTAGAAAAGGTTCCTACAAATACGGCCCACTTGTTAGAGCGATTCGGTCTATTTACCATCATTCTCTTTGGGGAAGCTCTTGTGAGCACTCTTGCGGTAATCCAACCTAAACAAGGAAATTGGGATTCGATAGCCTTTTCTATCATTTCATTTGTCCTGATAATATCTATGTGGTGGCAATATTTCGATAACATGGAGAAGAAAGTCGACAAGTCTGTACAATCTTCCGGCCAGCTCATCATTTACGGTCATCTGTTTATTTTAATGTCTATAAGCATGATTGCAGCGGCAATCAGATTATTGTTTTTACAGGAAGTCCATTATTCATTTATCCTATATTTTGTTTTTGGTTCCGTATTGCTCTATTTCATATCAACCACTTTTGTTTTCCACCAATATCGACATAAGCACCAGCGCTTGCAAATATATCATTTAGGGATATTTTTAGGGATTTTAGCAGTCTTTTTTATTTTTAATTTGATTGTCCCGGCACCAAATATTGTGATAATAGCCGAATTAACACTGTTTTTTATCATCTTTGCCAAACTAACGATTACATAA
- a CDS encoding MarR family winged helix-turn-helix transcriptional regulator, giving the protein MKENTTNPSTSNNEERLGLMLWFRITRIYNQSIRESNQHLKKWNLSAAQFDILVQVGSHERLSQQELANKLFVTKGNITQLLRKMEELGLIKREQEWKTKYLSLTEEGKEFFHEVVPKQEHFQTSQFANLSETEKQQLLDLLSKVQK; this is encoded by the coding sequence ATGAAAGAAAACACAACGAATCCCTCCACATCTAACAATGAGGAACGACTGGGTTTAATGTTATGGTTCAGAATAACACGAATATATAACCAAAGTATTCGGGAGTCCAATCAACATTTAAAGAAATGGAATCTATCGGCAGCCCAATTCGATATCTTGGTTCAAGTGGGTTCCCATGAACGATTGTCTCAGCAAGAACTTGCAAACAAGCTTTTTGTGACGAAAGGCAATATCACTCAGCTATTAAGGAAAATGGAAGAATTGGGATTGATTAAACGGGAACAGGAATGGAAAACAAAATACCTTTCATTGACTGAGGAAGGAAAAGAGTTTTTTCATGAAGTTGTTCCAAAACAAGAGCATTTTCAGACATCACAGTTTGCCAACTTGAGTGAGACGGAAAAACAACAGCTTTTAGATCTACTTAGTAAAGTTCAAAAATAA